The proteins below are encoded in one region of Brachyspira intermedia PWS/A:
- a CDS encoding class I SAM-dependent methyltransferase: MKDYEKLSKEHFNKQASIYDKKDTIYYSKYGKISCNYVSEYLKNIDYNKLLDIGSGTGYLINMLKDKEMAEFYGLDLSEEMIKIAKSKKIKNAEFILGSANKLPFDDDTFDIVTCIQSFHHYPYPNEAMREAYRVLKKGGLYILSDTGVGGIAAWIDNHILFKIMKSGDCHTENKEGISKLMIKNGFEVIDKKQIKGFIYSVVGKK, translated from the coding sequence ATGAAAGATTATGAAAAATTATCAAAAGAACATTTTAATAAGCAAGCTAGTATTTATGATAAAAAGGATACAATTTATTATTCTAAATACGGAAAAATAAGCTGTAATTATGTGTCAGAATATTTAAAAAATATAGATTATAATAAACTGCTAGATATAGGCTCTGGAACAGGTTATTTAATAAATATGCTAAAGGATAAAGAAATGGCAGAATTTTACGGTCTTGATTTATCAGAAGAGATGATAAAGATTGCAAAATCTAAAAAAATAAAGAATGCCGAATTTATTTTGGGCAGTGCAAATAAACTCCCTTTTGATGATGATACTTTTGATATAGTAACATGTATACAAAGTTTTCATCATTATCCATATCCTAATGAAGCTATGAGAGAGGCTTACCGAGTTCTTAAAAAAGGAGGACTTTATATATTATCAGATACAGGAGTTGGAGGAATTGCAGCTTGGATAGATAATCATATTTTATTTAAAATAATGAAAAGCGGAGATTGTCATACAGAAAACAAAGAAGGTATATCTAAACTAATGATAAAAAACGGATTTGAAGTAATAGATAAAAAACAAATAAAAGGTTTTATATATTCAGTTGTAGGAAAAAAATAA